A window of Borrelia sp. A-FGy1 contains these coding sequences:
- the tuf gene encoding elongation factor Tu — MAKEVFQRTKPHMNVGTIGHVDHGKTTLTAAISIYCSKVNKDAKALKYEDIDNAPEEKARGITINARHIEYETAIRHYAHVDCPGHADYIKNMITGAAQMDAAVLLVAADSGAEPQTKEHLLLAQRMGIKKIIVFLNKLDLADPELVELVEVEVLELVEKYGFAGDTPIIKGSAFGAMSNPDDPESTKCIKELLDSMDTYFDLPERDIDKPFLLAIEDVFSISGRGTVATGRIERGLIKVGQEVEIVGIRDTRKTTVTGVEMFQKILEQGQAGDNVGLLLRGVDKKDIERGQVIAAIGTITPHKKFKASIYCLTKEEGGRHKPFFPGYRPQFFFRTTDVTGMVTLEDKEMVMPGDNVDIVVELISSIAMDKNVEFAVREGGRTVASGRILEILE; from the coding sequence ATGGCTAAAGAAGTTTTTCAGAGAACAAAACCGCATATGAATGTTGGTACAATAGGGCATGTTGACCACGGGAAGACAACGCTAACTGCTGCTATTAGCATTTATTGTTCAAAGGTAAATAAAGATGCTAAGGCGCTTAAATATGAAGATATTGATAATGCGCCTGAGGAGAAAGCAAGAGGAATAACAATTAATGCTAGACATATTGAATATGAGACTGCAATTCGACATTATGCCCATGTTGATTGTCCTGGGCATGCTGACTATATTAAAAATATGATTACTGGTGCAGCTCAAATGGATGCTGCTGTCTTATTGGTTGCTGCTGACAGTGGAGCAGAACCACAGACTAAAGAGCATTTACTTCTTGCACAGAGAATGGGAATAAAGAAAATAATAGTATTTTTGAATAAATTAGATTTAGCAGATCCTGAACTTGTTGAGCTTGTTGAAGTTGAAGTTTTGGAACTTGTTGAAAAATATGGATTTGCTGGTGATACGCCAATAATAAAGGGGTCGGCCTTTGGAGCTATGTCAAATCCTGATGATCCTGAGTCTACTAAGTGTATAAAAGAGCTTCTGGATTCTATGGATACTTATTTTGATCTTCCTGAAAGAGATATTGATAAGCCATTTTTACTTGCTATTGAGGATGTTTTTTCTATTTCTGGACGTGGTACTGTTGCTACTGGTCGTATTGAGAGAGGCCTTATTAAGGTTGGACAAGAAGTGGAAATTGTTGGAATTAGAGACACTAGGAAAACAACTGTTACTGGGGTTGAAATGTTCCAAAAAATTCTTGAGCAAGGACAAGCGGGGGATAATGTTGGGCTTTTGCTTAGAGGTGTTGATAAGAAAGACATTGAAAGAGGACAGGTTATTGCTGCTATTGGAACAATTACTCCTCATAAAAAGTTTAAGGCTTCTATATATTGTTTAACTAAGGAAGAAGGCGGAAGACATAAACCATTTTTCCCAGGATATAGGCCACAATTCTTTTTTAGAACAACAGATGTTACAGGTATGGTAACTTTAGAGGATAAGGAAATGGTTATGCCTGGAGATAACGTTGATATTGTTGTTGAACTTATCTCTT
- a CDS encoding MATE family efflux transporter, with product MIRKKDKIRELVINGNIYKVIFVVGLPLVITNIIQIFYELTDMFYVGKLGTLYVSALSLIWPINFFIVSLGMGMGIGSISLIARNFGEGNYKKTARYSGQLLILSFFLSMLVVVLAFIFIDPILDYIGATGDLKNHAREYFSVAIYGIPVMFLSMSIMFVLNAIGSTVISMMMILIANIINFILDPILIFTFNLGIAGAAWATLFSKLITIVSYLIMAFCFNKCLKIYIKDLIPNLNYLFQILKCGIPASLSQAMVSFSFIIFNSFIVTIGTDFLAAYGISNMIDTFLFLPAMAFSSALASIIGQNLGINKVKRAIETLHKGFFVISLISISTTLILIINRNFLISLFTSNQTVLEYANYYLFFVAIGSIGFSFQLALQSALIGSGLTNIVMIVTFTRVWLVAMPIMLIIKYFGVLFEYIWIFAMIPSYIGFFIMLAILLSGSWKQKKI from the coding sequence TTGATAAGAAAGAAAGATAAAATAAGAGAACTTGTTATTAATGGAAATATATATAAAGTAATTTTTGTTGTTGGTTTACCCTTAGTTATTACTAATATTATTCAAATTTTTTATGAACTTACAGATATGTTTTATGTAGGAAAACTTGGTACTTTATATGTAAGCGCGCTTTCTCTTATTTGGCCTATAAATTTTTTTATTGTATCTTTAGGCATGGGCATGGGCATAGGCAGTATATCTTTAATAGCTAGGAATTTTGGCGAGGGTAATTATAAGAAAACAGCTAGATATTCAGGCCAGTTGTTGATATTAAGCTTTTTTCTTTCTATGTTAGTCGTAGTATTAGCATTCATTTTTATTGATCCTATTTTAGATTATATTGGTGCTACGGGAGATCTTAAAAATCATGCAAGGGAGTATTTTTCTGTAGCTATCTATGGGATTCCTGTTATGTTTTTAAGTATGTCTATTATGTTTGTATTAAATGCAATAGGATCCACAGTTATTTCAATGATGATGATTTTAATTGCAAATATTATTAATTTCATTCTTGATCCTATTTTAATATTTACTTTTAATTTAGGTATTGCTGGTGCTGCTTGGGCTACTCTTTTCTCAAAATTAATTACTATTGTAAGTTATCTTATTATGGCCTTTTGTTTTAATAAATGTTTAAAAATTTATATTAAAGATTTAATTCCTAATCTTAATTATTTATTTCAGATACTCAAATGTGGTATACCTGCATCTTTAAGTCAGGCTATGGTATCTTTTTCTTTTATCATTTTTAACTCATTTATTGTAACAATTGGGACTGATTTTTTGGCTGCTTATGGTATTTCTAATATGATAGATACTTTTTTGTTTTTGCCTGCAATGGCTTTTAGTTCTGCTTTAGCATCGATAATTGGACAAAATCTTGGAATCAATAAGGTAAAAAGGGCTATAGAGACTTTACATAAGGGATTTTTTGTTATAAGTTTGATTTCTATTTCGACTACATTAATTTTGATTATTAATAGAAATTTTTTAATATCTCTTTTTACCAGTAATCAAACAGTTTTAGAATATGCAAATTATTATTTATTTTTTGTTGCCATTGGTAGTATTGGATTTTCTTTTCAACTTGCACTGCAGAGTGCTTTAATCGGGTCTGGTTTAACTAATATAGTGATGATCGTTACTTTTACTAGAGTATGGCTTGTAGCAATGCCCATTATGTTAATAATTAAATATTTTGGTGTACTTTTTGAATATATTTGGATTTTTGCTATGATTCCAAGTTATATTGGATTCTTCATTATGCTTGCTATTTTACTTAGTGGTTCTTGGAAGCAGAAAAAAATTTAA